TGCCGGCTGCCATCTGTCCGACTTCTCTGAAGTGGCGGTTATTGGTGCTTTTCTCCACCACCAGTATTGTACCGGGCGAAGCGTTCAGCGCCTGCCAGTGGAGCACTGCTTTTTGTTGGCGCAATTGCGCGGTGAAATGCTTTATTTCAACCGGAAGGATCGTGCAATCCGTTACCTGGAGGGTGAGGATATTGGTTCCATCCGCAAAGGAACAACTGTTGTTGAGGTTGGTAGCTGAAGTGGCGATGCGCAGCCGGTAGAGATGACCGCTGTCTGCCGTGCCTGCTATAAATGGCGGATAATCCACCTGGTAAGTATGGTTGGTCCCATCATTAACCGGGGTTGAGGAGCCTTCTTCACCGGTATTGCTCCAGTTCGCGCCTTCATCGGTGCTCCTTTCCCAACGCCAGTAGCGGTAGTTGTCGAAGTAAGAACTTACGATGGCTTTCAGTTCCACGGCCTGGGCGTTTGCGCAAACGCTGGCTACGGGAGAGGGGTTAAAGTTGAGTTCCGGCGAGCAGGTCCCGAAAGTGATGTCGTCTATCGCCCAATCATTGCCGCCGCCGCCAGGCGCGTTGTTGCGGATGGTGAGGGTGAAAGAGGTTTGTCCGGGACTGGTTTTGAAGATGAATCCCTTTTTCACCCAGTTGCCGGAATACGTGATGTTCCCCGTAGAATAATAGGCGGTGCCGTCAATTTCGAAAGTAAGGTTGGGCAGCACCCCCGCGGGGTCCGGTCCGTTGAAGGAGCCATTGGTTGACCCCCTGCCCACTGAATCGCAGGCGCAACGGGAGCATACGTTTTTAAACCAGGCAGAGAATTCATAATAGGTATCGCCGCAAAGTCCGGAAACGGGTTGCTGGAAAGCTTCGCCGTTCGCGTAACTGGCGTTCACCACCACAAAGTAACCGCCGGTTGTTCCGGGTGCCACAGGTGCGTTCCCCGCCGACTCGGAAGCGGCTGAAGTATGGTCGCCTGTAATGTCCCAGGCGTTGAATACACGGTTCCCGCCTGAATAAGGCGCCGCGGTATTGGTGGTTCCGCTTGGACTCAGGTTGTTGACGATCGCATATTCCCCATCGTTGGGACGATTGATATCCGAGGAGGAAATGTTTTGTTTAGCGTAGCCCGCTACGATGGCCGACGCGGTTCTGTTCTGTACATCTCCGCTTCCGAAAGTGCCGCCATTGTCCAGCACGGCGTTCGCGCCAATGGCATTGCTGCACAACCCGATATTGGAAGACAGCGCGATGCTATAGGAACTGAAAATCCTGGAGCGGAAGTCGGTTCCGGAAGCGCTCATCCTGTAATAAAAGCCTCCGCCGTTTAAACTTATACCTGAACCCAGCGGCAAGGCCGGATTGATCTGTATCCGGTAGGACGCGGACATAATACAGGTGGCGTTGTAAAAAGATGGACGGCCATTGTACACGATGGTGCCCCCATTGTCCGGCACATCGGCGGGGTCCGTATTACCGCAACTGCCGCCCATAACGCCGTTAACGCTACTGCCCATGTTAATGCGGACCGTCTGGGTCGCGCCATCGTACATAGCCGCGTCGTCGTTGGCGGCATCAGAATAACTCCGGAATACAAGTCCCTCATTGGTGAGGATTTTCAAACTTCCGGCGATATAGGTGGCGTTGGAAGAAATCGTGTCCACGAACCTGAACTGAGAGAGCGTAAGGTTGTTGCCTACGGCCACAGTGGCGCGTATCTCGAGAATGTCGCCGGGTTCATAAGTTCCGCCTATGGTGCCCTTCGTAATGTTCACGAAGCTTTTCCCGAATTGCTGGGAGAGGGCATTCATAGGAAGGAGGTACAAACCCAGCATCAAAAGCATGATGGGTAGATTTTTTTTCATCGGAATGGATTTTAGGGGTATGTCGTTCCGTCACGAAATTAGAAACAGGATATGGTAACTGAAACGTGTTTCTACTCGGAAGATTGCGTGTTTCTACCTTTCCCGTTGTAACCGATTGATTTACCTTAGTATTCTTATAAAAAAAGCGGAAAAAACCCTAACTTCTATCCAATATCCCCGTTATGCCCACCCGATTTACCCCGATTGGATGCGTGTTATTTGCACTGATCATCCCTATTTTGTCCCGTGCGCAGGAGAGTTTTGATATGCGCGTAGTCGCGACCGGCTTCAGTTATCCCTGGGAAATAACCACGGGACCAGATAATTTTATCTGGGTTACGGAACGCACCGGGAAAAGAGTGACCAGAGTAGACCCGGCCTCAGGCGTTAAACAAACGCTTATCACCATCAATGAAGTGTACCAGAGCGCGGGCCAGGACGGTCTGATGGGAATGGCGCTGCATCCCAAATTGCTGAACGATTCTCCTTATGTGTACGTGGCTTACACCTACGACGCGGATGCCGGCGGCGGCGTGAACCGTAAAACCAAAATCGTTCAGCTTACCTACAACCAGAACCCATCCAGCCCAACACTCAGTTCGTCCGTTACCCTGATAGACAATCTTCCCGCCAGTAACGACCATAACTCCGGACGTTTAAGAATCGGCCCTGATTCCAAACTCTATTATACCATCGGAGACATGGGTTATAATCAGTTCGACAATAAATGCCAGACCATCCAGGCGCAAACACTGCCATCTCAAACCGATGTAAACAACAACAACCGGTTGAGTTACCAGGGTAAGATCCTCCGGCTGAATTTTGATGGTTCCATCCCTGTCGATAACCCGGAAATCAACGCCGTTCGTTCCCATATTTATTCTTACGGACACCGGAATGCTCAGGGCATTGTATTCACGCCGAACAACAAACTCTTCGCTTCGGAACACGGTCCACGGTCGGACGATGAACTCAATGAAATTCTTCCCGGAAGCAATTACGGCTGGCCCCGCGTTGCCGGTTACAACGATAACCAGAATTACCAATACGTGATCTGGTCTTCTTCCGGTTCCTGCGCCAGTACGCCATATGGCGAGAGTACCATTCCCCCAGGTGCGACCGTACAGGCGGAAAATACATTTTCGAGTGCTTTTGAAACACCTGTGTATACCTTCTTCACCAAACCGGCGGGGTACAGTTTTCCTTCCGATTACATTCAATGGCCCACCATCGCGCCATCCAGTATTGATGTGTACACGAGGGGATTAGGCGGCATCATCAACTGGGAACATTCTATCCTCGTCCCCAGTCTTAAAAAAGGAAGAATTTACAGGTTGAAGATGAACAGCGATTATTCCGCGATTTCGGGAGATACCACTTCTTTCGCGTACACACAGAACCGTTATAGAGACATCGCACTTTCGTCCAACCAGTTGAAAATATATGTGGCCACCGATAACGGAGGACAAACCTCCGGGCCTTCCGGTTCTACCACATCTTCCATGGCCAATCCCGGGGCCATTCTTGAATTCGAATACGTGGGCATTGTTACGCCGATCCGCGAGAATGGTGACGTGGATCCCGACCGTGTCAATGTTGCAGTAAACATCTATCCGGTGCCCACAACGGGAACCGTAACAGTGAGCATCGGAACCAGTCTGCGCCGTCCTTTCCACTACGAACTGGTGGATGTGGCCGGAAGGATGTTGCTTAAAAATGTAAGCAGCAGGAACAATTTTGAAATTAATCTTCAACCTTTCCCTTCGGGCATGTATTTCCTGCGCATCACCACCGCTACGGGAGAAGTGCTGCCACTTAAAAAGATCATCAGGCAGTAAAATGCGCAAACGGTTGCCATACGGCCGTGTTGATTTATTGGGTAATTTCCGGGCATGAGAACAATTGTGACCGCTGCTTTCAGCGTTTTTTTCGCCCTTGGTTCCCAGGCGCAATCACTGCCAACGGAACTGCAAACCCCGGAAATAGTGGCTGTGAACAGGCTCCCGATGCGGGCTTCCGCTTTTGCGTACGAGAACAGGGAACTGGCTGCGCAACGTAAAAAGGAAGTCTCCGCCAATTTCCTTTCCCTGAACGGAAACTGGAAATTCAACTGGGTGCAGGATCCCCGCCAAAGACCGGAGGATTTCTATAAAACAGATTTTAACGATTCCAAATGGGTAGATTTTAAAGTGCCCGCCAACTGGGAACTCAATGGATACGGCCTGCCGATTTATGTGAACCACCCCTACGAATTTACAGGCAGGGCCAAAACAGGCGCCAGGCTCGATCCGCCTTTCGATATCCCGGAAAACAACAACCCTGTTGGTTCGTACCGCAAAAAGATCACCCTGCCCGATTCCTGGAAAGGCAAACAGGTATTCATTCACCTGGGCGCCGTTAAATCCGCGTTCTTCATCTGGGTGAACGGTAAAAAAGTGGGTTACAGCGAAGACAGCAAGCTGGCCGCGGAATTTGACATTACGAATTACGTAAAGCCCGGCGAGAACGTGGTGGCCCTTCAGGTGTACCGCTGGAGCGATGGCAGTTACCTGGAATGCCAGGATATGTGGCGGATTTCCGGTATTGAAAGGGAAGTGTATATGTACGCCACGCCGAAGTTACACATCCATGATTTTAAAGTGAAAGCGGAACCTTCGGATGATAATGAAGGATGGCTCAGCATCAGCACGGATGTGGAGAGTTTTAAGATTGATAAAAACACGTTGCACAGTCGCCCCGATACATTTTTAATCGGGTATGAACTGATGGATGCCGATGGAAAGCAGGTGTGGAAAGAAGAGGTGGGCACTGATGGCGGCTTCGCCGTACTGGGCAACTATAAAAAAAATATTCAGATTGCCAGGCCCATCGAAAACGTGAAATTGTGGTCCGCTGAAATTCCTTATCTCTATACGTTGTACATCACCTTAAAAAACAGGAATGGCGAGGTGCTGGAAGTGGTTCCCCAGCGAATTGGTTTCCGCTCCGTGGAAATCGTTGGGAGTGATCTGCTGGTGAACGGGAAACGTGTTTTTCTCAAAGGTGTAAACCGGCACGAACACAATCCAACCACCGGGCATACCCTCACGATGGAGGATATGCGCAAGGATATGGAGATGATGAAGAAGCTGAACGTGAACGCAGTAAGACATTCACATTATCCGCCGCACCCTTACTGGATGGAGCTGTGCGACGAATATGGTTTGTATGTGATAGACGAAGCGAATATTGAATCGCACGGAAGGTATTACGACCTGGAATATACTTTCGCCAACGACAGGCAATGGCGCAACCCGCACCTGGAACGTATTACGCGTATGTATGAACGTGATAAGAACCATACTTCCGTCATCACCTGGTCGCTGGGGAACGAAGCCGGGAACGGTGTTAATTTTTATGAGGCCTACGAATGGCTGAAACAAAAGGATGATCGTCCGGTCCAGTATGAAAGGGCTGAATCAGACTTCAATACAGATATGATCGTGCCCCAATATCCCGGTCCCGACTGGCTTATCCGTTATTCAACGGGCAGGGATAAGCGCCCGATGATTATGAGTGAATACGCGCACATCATGGGCAATAGCCTGGGTAACTTTAAAGAGTATTGGGATAACATTGAAAGCCATCCGCGTTTGCAGGGCGGCTTCATCTGGGAATGGATCGATCAGTCGATAGATACGGTTAAGAACGGCAAACGTATTATGGCCTATGGTGGTGATTTCCCGTTGGAAGGCCCGGTAAACGAGAACTTCAGCGATAACAACTTTTGCGTGAAGGGTGTGGTTACGGCGTATCGTTGTCTCACACCTATGGCCATTGAGATAAAGAAAGTGCATCAGTTTGTGAAGACTACATTGGAAAGCAATTTCAATATTGCAGTATTCAATTCCTATTTCTTCAGGAACATAGAAAACTATGCTTTAAACTGGGAACTGCTTGAAAACGGAAAAGTGGTGGAGAAAGGAAATATTCCCCAGTTGAATATAGCACCCCGTGCAAAAGCTGCTTTCAGTTTACCAGTAAAAACGAAACAAAAACCCGGAAGTGAATATTTCCTGAATGTGCGTTATGTGTTGAAGAATGCAGAACCTTTCCTGGAAGCAGGTTACGAGATCGCTTACGAACAGTTCGCGCTGGGAACCTATGCTCCGGTTGCTGTAAAACCAGCATTGGGAAAACTGGAAGGCAAAGAAGAAGGCAATTCGATTACCATAAAAGGAAAGGATTTCAATGTAGTTTTCGATGCCTCCACCGGCACCATGAAAACATACGCTATAAAAGGCGAAACTGTATTACAACAAGGGCCTGCGCCTTCTTACTGGCGTGCCCCAACGGACAATGACATTGGCGCGGGTTTCAACCGTTCACTCCGTATGTGGCGCAATGCTTATGCCGAAGGAAAAGACACCAAAGCCACGTTAAAACAACTGGAGAACGGCGCGTATGAGGTAACTTTCTCAAAAGTGTTGCTGAATGGCGATGCGGCACAGGAACAGCGTTTCACGGTATTTGCCGATGGATCGGTACAGGTGCACAACAGCTTTAAGGCGCTGAAAGGGAACCATAAACTCCTGCTGCGCATGGGGAACGATCTTCAGCTCAACAAAGCATTCTCAAATATTTCCTGGTACGGAAGAGGGCCCGGGGAGAACTATTGGGACCGGAAAACCGCTTCGCTTGTAGCGCAGTATGCTCAAACGCTGGAGCAGCAGTATTTTCCTTATGCACGTCCGCAGGAAAGCGGCAATAAATCCGACGTGCGCTGGGCAAGCTTTACGAACAAAAAAGGGAAGGGGATTCGCATCATCGCGGAAGATTCATTACTGAATGTGTCCGCATTGCCTTATAACCTGGATGACCTGGATCCTGAAACGGAAAAGAAGCAATACCATTCGGGAGAACTAAAACCACGCCCTGAGATATACCTTCATATCGACCTGAACCAAACCGGTATGCAGGGCATCGATAGCTGGGGTGCATGGCCGCTGGAGGAGTATAGGCTGAAATTCAGGAATTATGCATACAGTTACTGGATACTTCCGGTGAAGTAAAGCGTATAAAAAGGAAAGGTGGCAGCAGGAAATATTCCGACTGCCACCTTTTTATTTGAAGTGTAAGTTATTACAGTTCTCCTACCATATCCACCGGTATCACCCACGCGTCAAATTCTTCAGGTGTAACATAACCGAGTTTCACGGCCATTTCTTTCAGTGTGGTTCCTTCCTTATGTGCTTTTTGCGCGATTTCGGCTGCTTTGTAGTAACCGATTTTTGTATTCAGGGAAGTGACGAGCATCAGCGAGTTGTTCACGTGTTTGTCGATATTGGCCTGTATGGGTTCGATGCCCACGGCGCACTTATCGTTGAAAGAAACACATCCTTCGCCGATGAGTCGGGCGCTGTGCAGGAAGTTATAGATCATCATGGGTTTGAACACGTTCAGTTCAAAGTGGCCGGTGGCGCCGCCCACGTTAATGGCCACGTCGTTTCCGATCACCTGTGCGGCAATCATGGTGAGCGCTTCGCATTGGGTGGGATTCACTTTTCCGGGCATGATGGAGGAGCCGGGTTCATTGTCGGGGATGAACAATTCGCCAATGCCGGAGCGCGGTCCGGAGGACAGCATACGGATATCATTGGCGATCTTCATCAGGCTCACGGCAACGGTTTTTAACGCGCCATGTGCTTCAACGATGGCATCATGCGCGGCAAGCGCTTCGAACTTGTTCTCCGCGGTTACAAAGGGCAATCCGGTTAGGTTGGCGATATGACGCGCCACGTTCTCTGAATAACCTTTGGGTGTATTGATGCCTGTTCCCACGGCGGTTCCGCCGAGTGCCAGTTCAGAAAGGTGCGCCAGCGTATTGCGGATGGCTTTCAGTCCGTGGTTGAGTTGAGATACATAACCGCTGAACTCCTGTCCTACGGTCAATGGCGTGGCATCCATGAAATGGGTTCTGCCGATTTTCACCACCTTCATGTAGGCTTTACTTTTTTCTGCCAGTGTGTCGCGGAGTTTTTCGATACCGGGGATGGTTACTTCGATCAGTGTTTTGTAAGCCGCGATGTGCATCGCGGTAGGGAAAGTATCGTTGGACGACTGTGATTTGTTCACGTCATCATTGGGGTGCAGGAACTTTTCTTTATCGGTAAGGGAGCCACCTTTCAGTACATGTCCGCGGTAGGCAACCACTTCATTCACATTCATATTGCTTTGGGTACCGGAACCGGTTTGCCAAACCACCAGGGGGAAATAGTCGTCCAGTTTTCCTTCAAGGATTTCGTCGCAAACCTGTCCGATCAGTTGTGCTTTTTCTTCAGGGAGAACGCCGGCTTCAAAATTGGTAATAGCAGCTGCTTTTTTCAGGTAGGCGAAGGCTTTGATGATCTCCTTCGGCATACGGTTGATATCCTGCGCAATGCGGAAGTTATCGATAGAACGCTGGGTTTGCGCGCCGAAATAAGCTTGGGCTGGTACTTTCACTTCGCCCATAGTGTCTTTTTCTATTCTGTATTCCATTTTTGGTAGATTTTCGGGGCAAAGGTAGGGGTTTTCGGGTGGGAATTTGTTTCACGCGATTGCTTCGTACCTCGCAGGAGCAATGAGGCAAAGCGTTGGTGGGTGGGAAGGTTTCTATAAGGAGGAGGAAGATGCTCGCAACGGCGCTACGACGCAACGTTTGGCGTTTTATTTGGGATATCTGTTAACCTGAATTTTGGCTGATGTGTTTGCGGTATAGAAAAAGAAGAAAGAGAGGTTTTCAAAAATTAAATGAAGCCTCTGAGAATAGCATAAACGAAAATTGCCTCCATCAGGGACCCGAATAAAAAGAGGGTGTATCGTTCTTTTGATACACCCTCTCTGCTATTACTTAATGCAACGTTGCGTCGTAGCGCCGTTGCGAGAAACTACACCGCGAAACTCTCTCCGCACCCGCAACTCCTGCTCGCATTCGGATTACTGAAATAGAAACCCTTTCCGTTCAACCCGTCGGAGAAATCAAGTGTGGTATTGACGAGGTACAGAAAACTCTTCAAATCCGTTACCACTTTTACGCCATTGTCTTCAAATACCTGGTCCATGGGTTTTTGTTCGTTGTCGAAGTCCAGTTTATAGCTGAGACCTGAGCATCCGCCACCCACCACCGATACACGGAGGAAATAATCGCCTGATCCTTCGATGGCAGCATCCTGCATCAGCTTACCCACTTTGTCCTTGGCCTTATCACTCACGTAGATCATCGTACGAAATTTAATTAGTGAACACCTTTCTCTTCGAACACCAGTTCTTCCAGACCGTTCTTCACGCGGTAGTCGTTGATGGCGGCTTTGATGGCGTCTTCAGCGAGTACGGAGCAGTGAATTTTCACGGGTGGAAGGTTCAGTTCTTCCACGATCTCCATGTTGTCGATGCTGAGGGCCTGGTCCACTGTTTTTCCTTTCAGCCATTCGGTGGCGAGAGAAGAAGAGGCGATAGCGGAACCGCATCCGAAGGTTTTGAATTTTGCGTCTTTGATTACGCCGGTAGCGTCGTCCACTTCAATCTGCAGGCGCATTACGTCGCCACATTCGGGAGCGCCTACCAGTCCGGTGCCTACGTTTTTCTGTGCTTTATCCAGGGTACCCACGTTTTTGGGGTTGTTATAGTGGTCGATCACTTTTTCAGAGTATGCCATGATATTTTGTTTTAATAGTGAATGTTGAGCTCCGAACGATGTTTGCGAATAATTCAACATCCATCATTCAAAATTATTAATGGTGCTGCCATGCTACCGATTCCATATCAATGCCTTCCTTGAACATTTCCCATAGCGGGCTCATTTCACGGAGTTTGTTCACGGTATCAGTAACGGCTTTTATCGTATAATCTACTTGTTCTTCTGTTGTAAAACGGCCCAGGCCGAAACGGAGGGAAGAGTGCGCGAGGTCGTCGCCCAGTCCCAGCGCTTTCAGTACATAAGATGGTTCCAGTGAAGCGGAAGTACAGGCGGAACCTGAACTCAGCGCGATATTCTTGTTGAAACCCATCATCAATCCCTCACCTTCCACGTATTTGAAGGAAATGTTGGAAACGTGTGGCAGACGGTGTTCTTTGCTGCCGTTTACATAAGACTCCTCGATTTGGGTAAGCGCGTTTTCCAATTTGTCGCGCAATGCGCTGATGCGTTTGGTATCGGCTTCCATTTCGTTCATGCAAAGTTCGCAGGCCTTACCCAGACCAACAATCCCGGGTACATTCAGCGTGCCGCTGCGCATGCCTCTTTCGTGGCCGCCACCGTCCATCTGCGCGGTTACTTTCACGCGGGGATTCTTACGACGAACATACAGTGCGCCAACACCTTTGGGACCGTACATTTTATGTGCGGAGAACGCCATCAGGTCAATGCCATCCTTGTTCACGTCTACCGGAACTTTACCTACTGCCTGTGTGGCATCCGTAAAGAAAAGCACGCCGTTCTTACGGGCAAGTGCACTAATCTCTTTTACAGGCTGAATCACACCCACCTCATTATTCGCGTACATGATGGCGATGAGGATGGTAGTTGGTTTGATGGCGGCTTCCAGTTCCTTCAGATCTATCAGCCCTTCAGGATTTACAGGAAGATAAGTTACTTCTCCACCCTGTTTTTCAATATGCTTGCAGGTATCCAGCACGGCTTTGTGCTCGGTAACGCAGGTAATGATGTGGTTTCCTTTGCTGGCGTACATTTCGTATACACCCTTTATGGCCAGGTTGTCACCTTCGGTGGCACCGGAAGTAAAAATGATCTCTTTGGGATCGGCGCCAATCAGTTTCGCCACCTGCTCCCTGGCATAATCCACGCCCTCTTCAGCGCTCCAGCCAAAAGAGTGGTTCCTGCTGGCCGCGTTCCCGAAATGATCGGTGAAATAAGGCAACATGGCTTCCACTACCCTCGGATCACACGGCGTTGTGGCATTATTATCGAGATAGATCGGAAATTTGAGCATTGTCTTGTTTATATTTGATTATACAATACAAAAATACTGCAAAGGGTTGGAGTTTCCGTTTCTTATGTCATAATTTCTGGTTATTCCGGCATAGATAAAAGCAATGGTGCCAAATCCGCTGCAGGATTGAAAAACAAGGTATAATGAAAGGAATTGAACACATCGGCATAGCGGTGAAGAACCTTGAAATAGCCATTCCCTTGTATGAGAAACTACTGAACACAGGCTGTTATAAAACGGAGGAGGTGGTTTCCGAGCAGGTAAGAACGGCTTTTTTCCAGACCGGTCCTTCCAAAGTTGAGTTGCTGGGTTCCTTAACGAAAGATGGCGTCATCAACCGGTTCATCGAAAAGAACGGGGAGGGGATACACCATATCGCATTCGAGGTGGACGATATTTATGCTGAAATGGAACGACTTAAAAATGAAGGTTTTACACTTATTAATCCCGAACCCAAACGCGGGGCCGACAATAAACTGATCTGTTTTGTACACCCCAAAACAACGGGTGGTGTGCTGGTGGAATTGTGCCAGGAGATCAGGGGTTAAAAGTAAGCCCGGTATGGAGATACCGGGCTTGATTCCTAACCTTTGTAAAATATTATTTCGAACGATCGATAAAAAAAACCTTAGCTATTTTACGTA
The Parasegetibacter sp. NRK P23 DNA segment above includes these coding regions:
- a CDS encoding T9SS type A sorting domain-containing protein codes for the protein MKKNLPIMLLMLGLYLLPMNALSQQFGKSFVNITKGTIGGTYEPGDILEIRATVAVGNNLTLSQFRFVDTISSNATYIAGSLKILTNEGLVFRSYSDAANDDAAMYDGATQTVRINMGSSVNGVMGGSCGNTDPADVPDNGGTIVYNGRPSFYNATCIMSASYRIQINPALPLGSGISLNGGGFYYRMSASGTDFRSRIFSSYSIALSSNIGLCSNAIGANAVLDNGGTFGSGDVQNRTASAIVAGYAKQNISSSDINRPNDGEYAIVNNLSPSGTTNTAAPYSGGNRVFNAWDITGDHTSAASESAGNAPVAPGTTGGYFVVVNASYANGEAFQQPVSGLCGDTYYEFSAWFKNVCSRCACDSVGRGSTNGSFNGPDPAGVLPNLTFEIDGTAYYSTGNITYSGNWVKKGFIFKTSPGQTSFTLTIRNNAPGGGGNDWAIDDITFGTCSPELNFNPSPVASVCANAQAVELKAIVSSYFDNYRYWRWERSTDEGANWSNTGEEGSSTPVNDGTNHTYQVDYPPFIAGTADSGHLYRLRIATSATNLNNSCSFADGTNILTLQVTDCTILPVEIKHFTAQLRQQKAVLHWQALNASPGTILVVEKSTNNRHFREVGQMAAGTQTAFQWNDPEIITGATYYRIRIAYHNLKAYSRTTMVNKPDGSDFIIRGIQNPFVSSLEMELATQKSGQLQLLLTDLQGRVVRQQEQLLSAGVQKIAFTQLAGLPKGIYVLKIRWNDEVYYQRVVK
- a CDS encoding glucose/sorbosone family PQQ-dependent dehydrogenase produces the protein MPTRFTPIGCVLFALIIPILSRAQESFDMRVVATGFSYPWEITTGPDNFIWVTERTGKRVTRVDPASGVKQTLITINEVYQSAGQDGLMGMALHPKLLNDSPYVYVAYTYDADAGGGVNRKTKIVQLTYNQNPSSPTLSSSVTLIDNLPASNDHNSGRLRIGPDSKLYYTIGDMGYNQFDNKCQTIQAQTLPSQTDVNNNNRLSYQGKILRLNFDGSIPVDNPEINAVRSHIYSYGHRNAQGIVFTPNNKLFASEHGPRSDDELNEILPGSNYGWPRVAGYNDNQNYQYVIWSSSGSCASTPYGESTIPPGATVQAENTFSSAFETPVYTFFTKPAGYSFPSDYIQWPTIAPSSIDVYTRGLGGIINWEHSILVPSLKKGRIYRLKMNSDYSAISGDTTSFAYTQNRYRDIALSSNQLKIYVATDNGGQTSGPSGSTTSSMANPGAILEFEYVGIVTPIRENGDVDPDRVNVAVNIYPVPTTGTVTVSIGTSLRRPFHYELVDVAGRMLLKNVSSRNNFEINLQPFPSGMYFLRITTATGEVLPLKKIIRQ
- a CDS encoding glycoside hydrolase family 2 TIM barrel-domain containing protein gives rise to the protein MRTIVTAAFSVFFALGSQAQSLPTELQTPEIVAVNRLPMRASAFAYENRELAAQRKKEVSANFLSLNGNWKFNWVQDPRQRPEDFYKTDFNDSKWVDFKVPANWELNGYGLPIYVNHPYEFTGRAKTGARLDPPFDIPENNNPVGSYRKKITLPDSWKGKQVFIHLGAVKSAFFIWVNGKKVGYSEDSKLAAEFDITNYVKPGENVVALQVYRWSDGSYLECQDMWRISGIEREVYMYATPKLHIHDFKVKAEPSDDNEGWLSISTDVESFKIDKNTLHSRPDTFLIGYELMDADGKQVWKEEVGTDGGFAVLGNYKKNIQIARPIENVKLWSAEIPYLYTLYITLKNRNGEVLEVVPQRIGFRSVEIVGSDLLVNGKRVFLKGVNRHEHNPTTGHTLTMEDMRKDMEMMKKLNVNAVRHSHYPPHPYWMELCDEYGLYVIDEANIESHGRYYDLEYTFANDRQWRNPHLERITRMYERDKNHTSVITWSLGNEAGNGVNFYEAYEWLKQKDDRPVQYERAESDFNTDMIVPQYPGPDWLIRYSTGRDKRPMIMSEYAHIMGNSLGNFKEYWDNIESHPRLQGGFIWEWIDQSIDTVKNGKRIMAYGGDFPLEGPVNENFSDNNFCVKGVVTAYRCLTPMAIEIKKVHQFVKTTLESNFNIAVFNSYFFRNIENYALNWELLENGKVVEKGNIPQLNIAPRAKAAFSLPVKTKQKPGSEYFLNVRYVLKNAEPFLEAGYEIAYEQFALGTYAPVAVKPALGKLEGKEEGNSITIKGKDFNVVFDASTGTMKTYAIKGETVLQQGPAPSYWRAPTDNDIGAGFNRSLRMWRNAYAEGKDTKATLKQLENGAYEVTFSKVLLNGDAAQEQRFTVFADGSVQVHNSFKALKGNHKLLLRMGNDLQLNKAFSNISWYGRGPGENYWDRKTASLVAQYAQTLEQQYFPYARPQESGNKSDVRWASFTNKKGKGIRIIAEDSLLNVSALPYNLDDLDPETEKKQYHSGELKPRPEIYLHIDLNQTGMQGIDSWGAWPLEEYRLKFRNYAYSYWILPVK
- the fumC gene encoding class II fumarate hydratase; this translates as MEYRIEKDTMGEVKVPAQAYFGAQTQRSIDNFRIAQDINRMPKEIIKAFAYLKKAAAITNFEAGVLPEEKAQLIGQVCDEILEGKLDDYFPLVVWQTGSGTQSNMNVNEVVAYRGHVLKGGSLTDKEKFLHPNDDVNKSQSSNDTFPTAMHIAAYKTLIEVTIPGIEKLRDTLAEKSKAYMKVVKIGRTHFMDATPLTVGQEFSGYVSQLNHGLKAIRNTLAHLSELALGGTAVGTGINTPKGYSENVARHIANLTGLPFVTAENKFEALAAHDAIVEAHGALKTVAVSLMKIANDIRMLSSGPRSGIGELFIPDNEPGSSIMPGKVNPTQCEALTMIAAQVIGNDVAINVGGATGHFELNVFKPMMIYNFLHSARLIGEGCVSFNDKCAVGIEPIQANIDKHVNNSLMLVTSLNTKIGYYKAAEIAQKAHKEGTTLKEMAVKLGYVTPEEFDAWVIPVDMVGEL
- a CDS encoding iron-sulfur cluster assembly accessory protein, which codes for MIYVSDKAKDKVGKLMQDAAIEGSGDYFLRVSVVGGGCSGLSYKLDFDNEQKPMDQVFEDNGVKVVTDLKSFLYLVNTTLDFSDGLNGKGFYFSNPNASRSCGCGESFAV
- the iscU gene encoding Fe-S cluster assembly scaffold IscU encodes the protein MAYSEKVIDHYNNPKNVGTLDKAQKNVGTGLVGAPECGDVMRLQIEVDDATGVIKDAKFKTFGCGSAIASSSLATEWLKGKTVDQALSIDNMEIVEELNLPPVKIHCSVLAEDAIKAAINDYRVKNGLEELVFEEKGVH
- a CDS encoding IscS subfamily cysteine desulfurase, giving the protein MLKFPIYLDNNATTPCDPRVVEAMLPYFTDHFGNAASRNHSFGWSAEEGVDYAREQVAKLIGADPKEIIFTSGATEGDNLAIKGVYEMYASKGNHIITCVTEHKAVLDTCKHIEKQGGEVTYLPVNPEGLIDLKELEAAIKPTTILIAIMYANNEVGVIQPVKEISALARKNGVLFFTDATQAVGKVPVDVNKDGIDLMAFSAHKMYGPKGVGALYVRRKNPRVKVTAQMDGGGHERGMRSGTLNVPGIVGLGKACELCMNEMEADTKRISALRDKLENALTQIEESYVNGSKEHRLPHVSNISFKYVEGEGLMMGFNKNIALSSGSACTSASLEPSYVLKALGLGDDLAHSSLRFGLGRFTTEEQVDYTIKAVTDTVNKLREMSPLWEMFKEGIDMESVAWQHH
- the mce gene encoding methylmalonyl-CoA epimerase; amino-acid sequence: MKGIEHIGIAVKNLEIAIPLYEKLLNTGCYKTEEVVSEQVRTAFFQTGPSKVELLGSLTKDGVINRFIEKNGEGIHHIAFEVDDIYAEMERLKNEGFTLINPEPKRGADNKLICFVHPKTTGGVLVELCQEIRG